From the Streptococcus oralis ATCC 35037 genome, one window contains:
- a CDS encoding Stp1/IreP family PP2C-type Ser/Thr phosphatase has product MEIALLTDVGQKRTNNQDYVNHFVNRAGRTMIILADGMGGHRAGNIASEMAVTDLGVAWVDTQIDSVNEVREWFAHYLEIENQKIHQLGQDEAYRGMGTTLEAVAFIDNQAIYAHIGDSRIGLIRGEEYHQLTSDHSLVNELLKAGQLTPEEAETHPQKNIITQSIGQKDEIQPDFGMITLESGDYLLLNSDGLTNMISASEIYDIVTSDISLADKAATLIRFANNAGGLDNITVALVYMNEEAAE; this is encoded by the coding sequence ATGGAAATAGCATTATTAACAGATGTTGGTCAGAAACGGACAAATAATCAGGACTATGTCAATCACTTTGTCAACCGAGCAGGACGCACTATGATCATCTTGGCTGACGGGATGGGAGGACACCGTGCAGGAAATATCGCTAGTGAGATGGCGGTAACAGACCTTGGTGTGGCTTGGGTGGATACCCAAATTGACTCAGTCAATGAAGTTCGTGAGTGGTTTGCCCACTACCTGGAGATTGAAAATCAAAAAATTCATCAACTAGGTCAGGACGAAGCATACAGAGGCATGGGAACAACGCTAGAAGCTGTTGCGTTTATTGACAACCAAGCCATCTATGCTCACATTGGAGATTCTCGTATCGGTTTGATTCGTGGAGAAGAATACCACCAGTTGACGAGTGACCATTCCTTGGTCAACGAATTGCTCAAGGCTGGTCAATTGACTCCAGAAGAAGCAGAAACTCACCCTCAAAAGAATATCATCACCCAGTCTATCGGACAAAAAGATGAAATCCAGCCAGATTTTGGGATGATTACATTGGAGTCAGGAGATTATCTCTTGCTCAATAGTGATGGTTTGACCAATATGATTTCGGCAAGTGAGATTTATGATATCGTAACTAGCGATATTTCCCTAGCAGACAAGGCGGCAACCCTTATTCGTTTTGCTAACAATGCAGGAGGTTTAGACAACATTACGGTTGCCCTTGTTTACATGAACGAGGAGGCAGCAGAATGA